Proteins encoded in a region of the Vicia villosa cultivar HV-30 ecotype Madison, WI linkage group LG5, Vvil1.0, whole genome shotgun sequence genome:
- the LOC131608096 gene encoding subtilisin-like protease SBT2.5, giving the protein MGSTRSEYCVFMNYDREYDRLQNNRTERGAIELDLYLSRKHDDVLARSLEAGSYNKISSLAIVDAFIVEITEEQANVLRSANGVRVVEKNEVIV; this is encoded by the exons ATGGGGAGCACAAGAAGTGAATACTGTGTCTTCATGAACTATGATCGAGAATACGATCGCCTTCAAAATAATCG AACTGAGAGAGGGGCAATTGAGCTTGATTTGTACCTTAGTAGAAAGCATGATGATGTTTTAGCAAGAAGTTTAGAGGCAGGAAGTTACAACAAGATATCATCTTTGGCTATTGTTGATGCTTTCATTGTGGAAATCACTGAGGAACAA GCCAATGTGCTTAGATCAGCAAATGGAGTGAGAGTTGTGGAGAAAAATGAAGTGATAGTTTAA